In one window of Methanosarcina vacuolata Z-761 DNA:
- a CDS encoding thioredoxin domain-containing protein yields the protein MDWYPWGEEAFEKARKENKPIFLSIGYSTCHWCHVMAHESFEDEEVARLMNRAFVCIKVDREERPDIDNVYMTVCQIILGRGGWPLNIIMTPNMKPFFAGTYIPKNSRFSQTGMLELVPRIEEIWDRQHEEVLESADKITFTIQNMISESAGEGIGESIMEEAYEELLTSFDNEYGGFERAPKFPTPHKIFFLLRYWRRSGNPEALHMVEYTLENMYRGGIHDHLGSGFHRYSTDNTWVVPHFEKMLYDQALIATAYTEIYQVTGKRLYKEAAEGILDYVLRDLISQEGGFYCGEDADVEGEEGKYYLWTLEEVRKVLSPEESELITKVFNLSEKGNFEEEIRGKKTGTNIFYMSRSLESLAVELNIPADDVESRVKMAKEKLLLSRNKRKRPAKDDKILTDWNGLMIAALAKGFQAFGEERYLKAAEKAADFILMKLYSPDGRLLHRYRDGKSGISGTADDYAFLVHGLLELYEAGFKLDYLKAALCLNREFLNHFWDPVQGGFFFTADDSESLIFRKKEFADAAIPSGNSIEMLNLLRLSRITADSELEDRAQGLERAFSKLIKKIPSGYTQFLSALDFGLGPAYQVVIAGKHESTDAGQMLEELWTYFIPNKVLIFRPEGKDPEITKLAKYTEEQVPIDGKATAYVCQNFQCQLPTTEVNEMLRMLNV from the coding sequence GTGGACTGGTATCCCTGGGGAGAAGAAGCTTTTGAGAAAGCCAGAAAAGAAAATAAACCTATTTTTCTATCAATTGGATATTCCACCTGCCACTGGTGTCACGTAATGGCACATGAGTCATTTGAGGATGAAGAGGTAGCAAGACTCATGAACAGGGCTTTTGTTTGCATAAAAGTAGACCGCGAAGAACGGCCGGACATTGACAATGTTTATATGACAGTCTGCCAGATTATTCTTGGAAGAGGTGGCTGGCCTCTTAATATCATCATGACCCCAAACATGAAGCCTTTTTTTGCAGGAACCTATATCCCTAAAAATTCTCGTTTTAGCCAGACAGGAATGCTCGAGCTTGTGCCTCGAATAGAGGAAATCTGGGACAGGCAGCACGAAGAGGTCCTTGAGTCGGCTGATAAAATCACGTTTACGATCCAGAATATGATCTCAGAGTCAGCAGGAGAAGGCATAGGGGAGTCAATAATGGAGGAAGCTTATGAAGAGCTACTGACGTCCTTTGATAACGAATATGGTGGTTTCGAAAGAGCTCCCAAATTTCCTACTCCACACAAAATATTCTTTTTGCTCCGATACTGGAGACGTAGCGGGAACCCTGAAGCTCTTCATATGGTTGAATATACCCTGGAAAATATGTACAGGGGAGGAATCCATGACCACCTGGGTTCGGGTTTTCACCGTTACTCTACAGATAATACATGGGTTGTCCCTCACTTTGAAAAGATGCTATACGACCAGGCTCTTATTGCAACTGCATACACTGAAATTTATCAGGTTACCGGAAAGAGACTGTATAAGGAAGCAGCAGAAGGAATTCTTGACTATGTGTTAAGAGATCTGATATCTCAGGAAGGCGGATTTTATTGTGGGGAAGATGCTGATGTAGAAGGGGAAGAAGGAAAGTACTATCTCTGGACTTTAGAAGAAGTCCGAAAGGTTCTCAGTCCCGAGGAGTCAGAACTGATTACAAAGGTGTTTAATCTCAGTGAAAAAGGTAACTTTGAAGAAGAAATAAGAGGTAAGAAAACCGGGACTAATATTTTTTATATGTCTCGTTCTCTCGAATCGCTTGCTGTCGAACTGAATATTCCTGCTGACGACGTTGAGAGCCGGGTAAAAATGGCTAAAGAAAAACTCCTGTTATCCCGAAATAAACGTAAAAGACCTGCAAAAGATGACAAGATTCTAACTGATTGGAATGGACTTATGATTGCAGCTCTTGCAAAAGGTTTCCAGGCCTTTGGCGAGGAGAGATACCTGAAAGCTGCCGAAAAAGCTGCGGATTTCATTCTCATGAAACTTTACAGTCCCGATGGGCGATTGCTTCATCGATATCGAGACGGAAAATCCGGTATTTCCGGAACGGCCGATGACTATGCATTTCTGGTCCATGGACTCCTGGAACTTTACGAGGCAGGATTTAAACTGGATTATCTTAAAGCAGCCCTTTGCCTTAACAGAGAATTTCTCAATCACTTCTGGGATCCCGTTCAGGGGGGATTTTTCTTTACTGCTGACGACAGCGAGTCACTTATTTTCAGGAAAAAAGAGTTTGCGGATGCAGCCATACCTTCAGGAAATTCTATTGAGATGCTGAATCTTCTGAGGCTTTCCAGAATAACTGCAGATTCCGAGCTGGAAGATAGAGCTCAAGGGCTTGAACGCGCTTTTTCAAAACTCATCAAAAAAATCCCCTCCGGGTATACGCAGTTCTTATCAGCTCTTGATTTTGGTCTGGGCCCAGCTTATCAAGTTGTAATTGCCGGAAAGCATGAATCCACGGACGCTGGACAGATGCTCGAAGAACTCTGGACGTACTTTATTCCTAATAAAGTGCTGATATTCAGACCTGAAGGAAAGGATCCCGAAATTACAAAGCTGGCAAAATATACGGAAGAACAGGTTCCTATAGATGGAAAAGCTACTGCGTATGTCTGCCAGAACTTTCAATGTCAACTTCCTACTACTGAGGTCAATGAGATGTTAAGAATGTTAAATGTGTGA
- a CDS encoding cytochrome b5 domain-containing protein produces MKEYTLEELAEYNGKNGKIYVAYQGQVYDVSDSYLWEDGIHQGLHDAGKDLTEEIDEAPHGPEMFKDFPVIGTLKE; encoded by the coding sequence TTGAAAGAATACACACTTGAAGAACTTGCAGAGTATAATGGTAAAAATGGAAAGATTTATGTTGCCTATCAGGGCCAGGTCTATGATGTCTCAGACAGCTATTTATGGGAGGATGGTATACACCAGGGACTTCACGATGCCGGAAAAGACCTTACTGAAGAAATAGACGAGGCACCTCATGGGCCTGAAATGTTTAAGGACTTTCCTGTTATCGGGACTTTGAAAGAATAA
- a CDS encoding adenylate kinase family protein, whose amino-acid sequence MLIGLTGTPGTGKTSVSKFLERKRHWKVIHLNEMIKEEHLYTEIDEERDAVIADMELVRQRLKEMINGKENELIILESHLAHYIADIVIVLRLYPAELKLRLEERGYSEEKIRENIEAEALDVILVEAFEWCKNVFEINTTGKSIEETGQHIEKIVDHILSGSEEELLDYKPGSIDWIDLVP is encoded by the coding sequence ATGTTAATAGGACTCACCGGTACGCCAGGGACTGGAAAAACTTCTGTAAGTAAGTTTCTTGAAAGAAAAAGGCACTGGAAAGTAATCCACCTTAACGAAATGATCAAAGAAGAGCATCTTTACACCGAGATCGATGAGGAAAGGGATGCGGTTATTGCGGATATGGAACTTGTCAGACAGCGTCTTAAAGAGATGATTAATGGAAAGGAAAATGAGCTAATAATTCTTGAGAGTCATCTTGCCCATTACATCGCAGATATCGTGATTGTACTTAGGCTGTATCCTGCTGAGTTAAAATTAAGGCTGGAAGAGCGTGGCTATTCGGAAGAGAAAATAAGGGAAAATATTGAGGCCGAAGCTCTCGATGTGATCCTGGTTGAAGCCTTTGAATGGTGTAAGAATGTTTTTGAGATAAATACAACAGGAAAGAGCATTGAAGAGACAGGACAACACATAGAAAAAATAGTAGATCATATTTTAAGTGGCAGTGAAGAAGAATTGTTGGACTATAAACCCGGATCAATTGATTGGATTGATCTTGTTCCTTAA
- a CDS encoding nicotinamide-nucleotide adenylyltransferase gives MTRAFYIGRFQPYHFGHHTIIKQIAEEVDELVVGIGSAQKSHESTDPFTAGERVLMVYNALENLPIRHYVLPIEDIKYNSIWVHHVASRTPHFEVVYSNNPLVIQLFQEAGVCVKQSPLYIRERYSGTEIRRRMVAGEKWEHLVPKSVVEVIKEIDGVTRLRNVSASDNNSSL, from the coding sequence ATGACGCGAGCTTTTTATATTGGACGTTTTCAACCGTATCATTTTGGTCACCATACCATAATCAAGCAGATTGCGGAAGAAGTTGATGAGCTGGTTGTAGGCATAGGAAGTGCTCAGAAAAGTCACGAATCAACTGACCCATTTACGGCAGGAGAAAGGGTTTTGATGGTGTACAACGCGCTTGAAAATCTCCCAATCCGACACTATGTTCTTCCTATTGAAGATATCAAGTATAACTCTATCTGGGTCCATCACGTTGCGTCCCGAACGCCTCATTTTGAAGTAGTATACTCGAATAATCCGCTGGTTATTCAGCTCTTCCAAGAGGCTGGAGTTTGCGTAAAACAATCTCCTCTTTATATCCGGGAAAGATATTCAGGAACTGAGATTCGGAGACGAATGGTTGCAGGGGAAAAATGGGAACACCTTGTTCCAAAGTCAGTCGTCGAAGTGATAAAGGAAATAGACGGAGTAACCCGCCTCAGGAACGTTTCAGCCAGCGATAACAATTCTTCCTTATAA
- the fpoF gene encoding F420H2 dehydrogenase subunit FpoF — protein sequence MPPKIAEVIEHDVCAACGACEAVCPIGAVTVKKAAEIRDPNDLSLYEKGAGYLVCEGCLTCSRICPVVDGFIENELANVRTFFAAKSRENAGSQDGGVTSGILKSLFKQDKIDCAVGITRNEKWEPEVVLLTSAEDVEKVRGTKYTSDPVVAALREAFEKYDRIAVVGVPCQAHSARLIRENVSEKIVLIIGLLCMESFYHDVMLDKIIPEIMKVKIEDVRKMEFTKGKFWVYTSDGEVHSVPIKDVAKYARNPCHHCCDYTSVFADISVGSVGAPDGWNSVFIRTDIGEEYFDMVREEMEIMEDPKPGLELVRKLIDMKRKNNAEHFKEVCKEFSFETGIRDETV from the coding sequence TTGCCACCAAAGATTGCAGAAGTCATTGAACATGACGTATGCGCAGCCTGTGGAGCATGCGAGGCCGTATGTCCTATAGGAGCTGTAACTGTAAAGAAGGCGGCAGAAATCCGTGATCCAAACGATCTGAGCCTGTATGAAAAAGGAGCTGGGTATCTGGTCTGCGAAGGTTGCTTAACCTGCAGCAGAATCTGTCCAGTAGTAGATGGCTTCATTGAGAATGAGCTTGCAAATGTGCGCACGTTTTTTGCCGCAAAGTCCAGGGAAAATGCTGGCAGCCAGGATGGAGGAGTTACCAGTGGTATCCTTAAGTCTCTTTTCAAGCAGGACAAAATCGACTGCGCAGTAGGAATTACTCGAAACGAAAAATGGGAACCAGAAGTCGTTTTATTGACAAGTGCTGAAGACGTTGAGAAGGTAAGAGGAACCAAGTACACTTCTGACCCGGTTGTCGCAGCGCTCCGGGAAGCCTTTGAAAAATATGATCGGATTGCAGTTGTCGGGGTGCCCTGCCAGGCCCATTCTGCGCGGCTGATCAGGGAAAATGTAAGCGAGAAAATTGTGCTTATCATCGGATTACTATGTATGGAAAGTTTTTATCATGACGTAATGCTTGATAAAATAATCCCGGAGATTATGAAAGTCAAGATCGAAGACGTCAGAAAGATGGAGTTCACTAAAGGTAAATTCTGGGTCTACACCAGTGACGGCGAGGTTCACTCCGTGCCTATTAAGGATGTAGCCAAATATGCCAGAAACCCCTGCCATCACTGCTGTGATTACACTTCAGTCTTTGCCGACATTTCTGTAGGCTCCGTTGGTGCTCCGGATGGATGGAACTCGGTCTTTATAAGGACAGATATCGGAGAGGAATACTTCGATATGGTCCGCGAAGAAATGGAGATCATGGAAGATCCCAAGCCTGGCCTTGAGCTTGTAAGAAAGCTTATTGATATGAAGCGCAAAAATAATGCTGAACATTTCAAAGAGGTCTGCAAAGAGTTCAGCTTTGAGACAGGAATCCGTGACGAAACTGTATGA
- the mer gene encoding 5,10-methylenetetrahydromethanopterin reductase translates to MKFGIEFVPSDPALKIAYYAKLSEQQGFDHVWITDHYNNRDVYSTLTVLALNTNSIKIGSGVTNSYTRNPAITASSIASIAEISGGRAVLGLGPGDKATFDAMGIAWEKPLATTKEAIQAIRGFISGQKVSMEGEMIKFAGAKLAFKAGDVPIYMGAQGPKMLELAGEIADGVLINASHPKDFEVAVEQIKKGAEKAGRDPNEVDITAYACFSIDKDPVKAVNAAKVVVAFIVAGSPDLVLARHGIPVEAKSQIGAAIAKGDFGALMGGLVTPQMIEAFSICGTPDDCMKRIKDLETIGVTQIVAGSPIGPDKEKAIKLIGKEIIAKM, encoded by the coding sequence ATGAAGTTCGGAATCGAATTTGTGCCGAGCGATCCCGCCTTAAAGATCGCATATTACGCAAAGCTCTCAGAACAGCAGGGATTCGACCATGTCTGGATCACTGACCACTACAACAACCGTGATGTGTACTCCACTCTTACCGTTCTTGCCCTGAACACAAACAGTATCAAGATCGGTTCCGGTGTTACAAACTCCTACACCAGAAACCCCGCAATTACTGCATCCAGCATTGCCTCAATTGCCGAGATCTCAGGCGGAAGGGCAGTTCTCGGCCTTGGGCCTGGAGACAAAGCGACCTTCGATGCCATGGGCATTGCATGGGAAAAGCCTCTCGCAACCACCAAAGAAGCAATCCAGGCAATTAGAGGCTTTATTTCAGGCCAGAAGGTCTCTATGGAAGGAGAAATGATTAAGTTTGCAGGTGCCAAGCTCGCTTTCAAAGCTGGAGATGTCCCTATATACATGGGTGCTCAGGGCCCCAAGATGCTTGAACTTGCCGGTGAGATCGCAGACGGAGTCCTTATTAATGCTTCCCACCCGAAAGATTTCGAAGTAGCTGTAGAACAGATTAAGAAGGGAGCCGAAAAAGCCGGCCGTGATCCAAACGAAGTTGATATTACAGCATACGCTTGTTTCTCAATTGATAAGGATCCTGTAAAAGCAGTCAATGCCGCAAAAGTAGTGGTTGCTTTCATTGTAGCAGGCTCCCCTGACCTTGTTCTCGCGAGACATGGAATTCCTGTCGAAGCCAAGAGCCAGATCGGTGCAGCTATCGCCAAGGGAGACTTCGGGGCTCTTATGGGTGGACTTGTTACCCCTCAGATGATCGAGGCCTTCTCTATCTGCGGAACTCCTGATGACTGCATGAAGAGAATCAAGGACCTTGAGACAATCGGAGTTACCCAGATTGTCGCCGGATCTCCAATAGGTCCTGACAAAGAGAAAGCAATAAAACTTATAGGTAAAGAAATCATTGCAAAGATGTAA
- a CDS encoding right-handed parallel beta-helix repeat-containing protein — MQKRQLGTLFLVTCLILTTVPAALGAQSTKVVTVAGDGSGDYNCDGKADDVQINQALEFAAQNPGTIVHLKGPFTYDISDSLRIGSNTVLEGDSGTKIKLAKGLPVWGGRESSISEKKAMLMVRGSSASGVTIKGITVDGSQSDYYSGVRLGTSCYNMATIVNCNGLTIQDVTFQNGCNDAMLISQSNNVVIDSVTVNKCGHDGVYAYHVNGITVKNCNFINRTNSSVRFDSVTNGVMKNNECTTSGGGYAGLELQGTLKNIEASGNYFHDLPAPAVVHLNTKETGVNIHDNRIENCG, encoded by the coding sequence ATGCAAAAAAGACAACTAGGAACCCTATTCCTGGTAACATGCCTTATTTTAACAACTGTACCGGCTGCGTTAGGCGCTCAGAGTACAAAGGTAGTAACTGTTGCTGGAGACGGAAGTGGAGACTACAATTGTGATGGAAAAGCCGATGATGTCCAGATTAACCAGGCCCTTGAATTTGCTGCACAAAACCCGGGCACAATTGTCCACCTTAAAGGCCCGTTCACATATGATATAAGCGATTCTCTCCGGATTGGCAGTAACACAGTCCTTGAAGGAGATTCCGGTACAAAGATTAAGCTTGCCAAAGGACTACCAGTCTGGGGTGGGCGTGAGAGCAGTATTTCAGAGAAGAAAGCCATGCTTATGGTTAGAGGCAGTTCTGCAAGCGGTGTTACAATAAAAGGCATAACTGTTGATGGCAGCCAGTCCGACTATTATTCTGGTGTCAGGCTCGGAACCTCCTGTTATAACATGGCAACTATAGTAAACTGCAACGGATTAACAATTCAGGATGTTACGTTCCAGAATGGATGTAATGATGCAATGCTCATTTCACAATCCAACAATGTAGTGATAGATTCCGTAACTGTAAACAAATGTGGACACGATGGTGTATATGCCTATCATGTAAACGGCATCACAGTTAAGAATTGTAACTTTATCAACCGGACTAATTCGTCCGTTAGATTCGATTCCGTTACCAACGGGGTCATGAAAAACAATGAATGTACTACTTCCGGTGGTGGATACGCAGGTCTGGAACTACAGGGAACTCTTAAAAACATAGAAGCTTCTGGCAACTATTTCCATGACTTACCTGCCCCTGCAGTGGTGCACTTAAATACAAAAGAAACTGGTGTAAATATCCACGACAACAGAATTGAAAACTGTGGATAA
- a CDS encoding flavodoxin family protein — MQETEAKPIRILGISGSPRNMATDFLVREALKIAEEKYGAETDYFSAKGKKLNFCIHCDFCLKTKEGCIHKDDISAELYDKMIWADAWIIGTPVYQGTLSAQTKTIMDRCRAVVAKNPKVFLNKVGMGIADGGDRIGGQELAIQAILNFYVINEMIPVGGGSFGANLGGTFWSKDKGEEGVSEDSEGMRSLRRTLKKLVQTTQLVKNTSSGMESKPQSSEMQKEESK; from the coding sequence ATGCAAGAAACCGAAGCCAAACCTATACGAATTCTCGGAATATCCGGAAGTCCCAGAAATATGGCAACCGATTTTCTGGTCCGGGAAGCACTGAAAATTGCGGAAGAAAAATATGGTGCAGAAACCGATTACTTTTCCGCAAAAGGGAAAAAGCTGAACTTTTGCATCCACTGCGACTTCTGTTTAAAAACAAAGGAAGGCTGCATTCACAAGGATGATATTTCAGCCGAGCTATACGACAAAATGATCTGGGCAGACGCCTGGATTATCGGAACTCCTGTTTATCAGGGAACACTGAGCGCTCAGACCAAAACAATTATGGATAGATGCAGGGCTGTAGTTGCCAAAAACCCAAAGGTTTTTTTGAATAAAGTTGGAATGGGCATTGCAGACGGAGGAGATAGGATAGGGGGACAGGAACTGGCAATCCAGGCAATCCTGAACTTTTATGTAATCAACGAAATGATACCTGTGGGAGGAGGCTCTTTCGGAGCTAACCTGGGGGGGACATTCTGGTCGAAGGACAAAGGGGAAGAAGGAGTCTCAGAAGATTCCGAAGGCATGAGAAGCCTTAGAAGAACTCTGAAAAAACTTGTCCAGACAACCCAGCTTGTAAAAAATACTTCTTCGGGAATGGAATCCAAACCCCAGTCGTCTGAAATGCAAAAAGAAGAAAGCAAATGA
- the afpA gene encoding archaeoflavoprotein AfpA, translating into MVEPLNKNIKRIAWGITGSGDQMIETYSILVDIKNRTNVEAMVFLSKEGETVMKWYHLWDKIQNDFPNFKVDAGPNSPFIAGPLQMGYYDFLLIAPATANTVAKIVYGIADTLVTNAVSQTGKGQTPIFILPVDQKRGSVKTSAPSGRAFELNMREVDVQNSEKLAQMENITVLESPYEIYDIFGLERPTEDIILKVKERKKKKTKEETKI; encoded by the coding sequence TTGGTAGAACCATTAAACAAGAACATCAAGCGAATAGCATGGGGAATAACAGGTTCGGGAGACCAGATGATTGAGACCTACAGCATTCTGGTGGACATTAAAAACCGAACAAATGTTGAAGCAATGGTTTTCCTCTCTAAAGAGGGCGAGACCGTAATGAAATGGTATCATCTCTGGGATAAAATCCAGAACGACTTTCCTAACTTCAAGGTGGATGCAGGCCCTAACTCCCCGTTCATTGCAGGCCCATTGCAGATGGGATACTACGATTTCTTATTGATCGCCCCGGCAACTGCCAATACCGTGGCAAAAATTGTGTATGGGATTGCAGATACTCTTGTTACAAACGCAGTTTCTCAGACTGGGAAAGGACAAACACCTATTTTTATCCTGCCTGTAGACCAGAAAAGAGGGAGTGTAAAAACCTCTGCGCCAAGTGGCAGAGCCTTTGAACTTAATATGCGCGAAGTAGATGTTCAAAACTCGGAAAAACTTGCACAAATGGAAAATATCACGGTGCTTGAGAGCCCTTACGAGATTTATGACATATTCGGGCTTGAGCGACCTACTGAAGATATAATCCTGAAAGTGAAAGAACGAAAAAAGAAGAAAACTAAGGAAGAAACCAAAATATAA
- a CDS encoding ferritin family protein, producing the protein MKSTYQNVVEEVKNLKGIEEAVALAIERETAARDFYFSKAALMDKPKFKELYEYLANEEVKHLGYLEKYRDQNELPVTSTEIPSSQSFTPEFDMGRIKGGEITLGDAGILVAALRHERKSEDFYLEVAKMVDDESLKNFFEMLAGYERSHYELIDQFLEEITSFRMQT; encoded by the coding sequence ATGAAAAGTACGTATCAAAATGTAGTAGAGGAAGTAAAAAATCTGAAAGGAATTGAAGAAGCCGTAGCTCTGGCAATTGAGAGGGAAACAGCGGCAAGAGACTTCTACTTTAGTAAAGCTGCTTTAATGGACAAACCGAAATTTAAGGAACTCTACGAGTATCTGGCAAATGAAGAGGTAAAACATCTTGGCTATCTTGAAAAATATCGGGATCAAAATGAGCTGCCTGTAACCAGTACGGAAATTCCGAGTAGCCAGTCTTTCACCCCTGAGTTTGATATGGGGCGCATAAAAGGTGGAGAGATTACGCTTGGAGATGCGGGAATCCTTGTTGCAGCTCTCAGGCACGAGAGAAAAAGTGAAGATTTCTATCTGGAAGTCGCAAAAATGGTCGATGACGAAAGCCTGAAAAATTTCTTCGAGATGCTGGCAGGTTACGAAAGAAGTCATTACGAGTTAATTGACCAGTTCCTGGAAGAGATTACCAGTTTCCGGATGCAGACCTGA
- a CDS encoding FprA family A-type flavoprotein, giving the protein MDAEETGGVVELSSGVYWVGAIDWNGRDFHGFTTPGGTTYNSYLVVGEKTALIDTVKSPFAGEMLRRISQVIDPSKLDYIVVNHMELDHSGSLAELKKQTDAKILITKKGVDILNGYFKGSGSENWDLEVVKTGDQLDLGGKTLLFLEATMLHWPDSMETFLKEDRILFSNDGFGQHIATSKRYDFEVGDVLPEAAEYYANILMPFRLPLLRYLGLLNKLEIDPLQIAPSHGILWKRDLPKILEAYKSWADGEVKEKVLVIYDTMWGSTEIMANEIVEAVRAAGVEVKLLNLRKSSRSDIMKEMLDAAAFAVGSPTLNNGLFPTVGDFLVYLKGLRPQKKKAVAFGSYGWGGGAVKTIEQELKSAGIEVIGPGLQVKYRPYEKELLNCKKLGEQLAATAKKY; this is encoded by the coding sequence ATGGATGCAGAAGAAACAGGTGGAGTCGTTGAACTCTCCAGTGGTGTATACTGGGTAGGAGCAATTGATTGGAACGGAAGAGATTTTCACGGATTTACAACTCCCGGAGGGACAACCTACAACTCTTACCTGGTCGTTGGGGAAAAGACCGCACTTATAGATACGGTAAAATCTCCCTTTGCAGGGGAGATGCTCAGACGCATTAGTCAGGTTATAGACCCTTCAAAACTCGACTACATTGTAGTAAACCATATGGAACTTGACCACTCAGGTTCTCTGGCAGAGCTTAAAAAACAAACCGATGCTAAAATACTCATTACAAAAAAGGGCGTTGATATCCTTAACGGTTACTTCAAGGGCTCGGGTAGTGAGAACTGGGACCTTGAGGTTGTGAAGACAGGCGACCAGCTGGATCTGGGTGGCAAAACTCTTCTGTTCCTGGAAGCTACAATGCTGCACTGGCCTGACAGTATGGAGACTTTTCTGAAAGAAGACAGGATCCTCTTTTCAAACGATGGTTTTGGGCAGCATATAGCAACCTCAAAAAGGTATGATTTCGAAGTGGGAGATGTCCTTCCTGAGGCAGCCGAGTACTACGCAAACATTCTCATGCCTTTTCGTCTGCCGCTTCTTCGTTATCTTGGGTTATTAAACAAGTTGGAAATAGACCCCTTGCAGATAGCTCCTTCTCACGGAATTCTATGGAAACGGGATCTGCCGAAGATCCTTGAGGCTTACAAATCGTGGGCTGACGGAGAGGTAAAAGAAAAAGTGCTTGTGATATATGATACCATGTGGGGCAGCACAGAAATAATGGCAAACGAAATTGTCGAAGCTGTCCGAGCCGCAGGTGTGGAGGTAAAACTGCTGAATCTTCGAAAAAGCTCGAGGAGTGATATCATGAAAGAGATGCTTGATGCAGCCGCCTTTGCAGTAGGTTCACCGACTCTTAATAATGGGCTCTTTCCAACGGTCGGTGACTTCCTGGTATATCTCAAAGGCCTGCGCCCCCAGAAGAAAAAAGCTGTGGCATTCGGGTCCTATGGCTGGGGAGGAGGAGCAGTAAAAACCATAGAACAGGAACTAAAAAGCGCAGGAATTGAAGTGATTGGTCCCGGGTTGCAGGTAAAGTACAGACCATATGAAAAAGAACTGTTGAACTGCAAAAAGCTTGGAGAGCAGCTTGCAGCTACCGCAAAAAAGTATTAA
- a CDS encoding cyclase family protein encodes MNGGFILRQFFDISLPITEEMVVYPRKPRPSIKRYASVPRDKVNESILTMGSHTGTHVESKLHLRNGRESTADLPLDHFYGKCRVFDLTLVESEIHSQDLEEFEIGPEEIVLLKTRNSALGYVKFLENYVHLKMDAAEYLVNAGIKTLGFDYLSIKKPDGDDEVRELLINNTTLFLGLNLAGIPEGEYTFVGLPLRIDTDGAPARVILIKE; translated from the coding sequence ATGAATGGGGGTTTCATTCTGCGTCAATTTTTCGATATCTCACTGCCTATTACGGAAGAAATGGTTGTATATCCGAGAAAGCCCAGACCTTCTATTAAGAGGTATGCCTCCGTCCCAAGGGATAAGGTAAACGAGTCTATCCTGACTATGGGAAGCCATACAGGCACTCATGTAGAATCCAAACTGCATCTAAGAAATGGTAGAGAAAGCACTGCTGACCTGCCTCTTGATCATTTTTATGGAAAATGCAGGGTTTTTGATCTCACGCTTGTGGAAAGTGAAATTCACAGTCAGGATCTTGAAGAGTTTGAAATCGGGCCTGAAGAGATAGTGCTTCTCAAGACCAGAAACTCGGCCCTTGGGTACGTGAAATTCCTTGAGAATTATGTACACCTTAAAATGGACGCAGCTGAATACCTCGTCAATGCCGGAATCAAAACACTGGGATTTGATTACCTGAGCATCAAGAAACCCGATGGGGACGACGAGGTCCGTGAACTGCTTATAAATAATACGACTTTGTTTTTAGGGCTCAACCTTGCCGGCATTCCTGAAGGGGAATATACGTTCGTAGGTCTGCCTCTCCGTATAGATACGGACGGAGCTCCGGCGAGAGTGATACTCATTAAAGAATAA